The following are encoded in a window of Bacillus sp. es.036 genomic DNA:
- the purK gene encoding 5-(carboxyamino)imidazole ribonucleotide synthase has translation MRKTILPGSTIGILGGGQLGRMMALKAREMGYKIAVLEPKKDSPCGQVSDHEVVSGYDDLDGARKLADLSDVITYEFENITHDTAKWLEENAYMPQGGELLRVTQDRYVEKTAIQKSGLQVAPFEAVGSHQDLKVALEKIGLPSVLKTRTGGYDGKGQWVLKTEKDVEALTFPNVPCILESWVPFQKELSVIVTRSVTGETTTFPIGENIHVNNILHQTIVPARVEEAVITKADEVGKKIANSLQLVGTLAVELFLKDNEIYVNELAPRPHNSGHYTMEACETSQFEQHIRAICGLPLGNTELLKPVVMGNLLGQHVTPLMNSISELGEAKLHLYGKDEAKPNRKMGHINFLAPSIEEAMKQMNSWKLWQ, from the coding sequence ATGAGGAAAACCATTTTGCCAGGAAGTACAATTGGAATTTTAGGTGGCGGACAGCTAGGGAGAATGATGGCGTTAAAGGCAAGAGAGATGGGCTACAAAATCGCCGTTCTCGAACCGAAAAAAGATTCCCCTTGTGGTCAGGTATCTGATCATGAAGTGGTTAGTGGTTATGATGACTTAGATGGCGCTCGTAAGCTAGCTGATTTAAGTGATGTGATTACTTATGAATTTGAAAATATTACACATGATACTGCAAAGTGGTTGGAAGAAAATGCGTATATGCCTCAGGGTGGGGAACTGCTTCGAGTAACGCAGGATCGCTATGTTGAGAAGACAGCGATTCAGAAGTCGGGACTTCAAGTAGCACCTTTTGAAGCGGTCGGTTCTCATCAAGACCTTAAGGTTGCGCTCGAGAAGATCGGCCTCCCTTCAGTCCTTAAAACACGTACGGGTGGTTACGATGGAAAAGGCCAGTGGGTTTTAAAAACAGAAAAAGATGTTGAAGCTCTCACTTTTCCGAATGTACCTTGCATTCTGGAGAGCTGGGTTCCATTTCAAAAGGAACTCTCCGTGATTGTGACACGCAGTGTAACGGGGGAAACAACCACATTCCCTATAGGGGAAAACATTCATGTGAACAACATTCTTCATCAAACCATCGTTCCAGCTCGAGTAGAAGAAGCGGTCATTACGAAAGCGGATGAGGTCGGAAAGAAGATTGCAAATTCACTTCAACTTGTTGGAACACTTGCAGTTGAGCTATTTCTTAAAGATAATGAGATTTATGTGAATGAGCTTGCACCACGTCCGCATAATTCTGGCCATTATACGATGGAGGCATGTGAGACATCACAATTTGAGCAGCATATTCGAGCGATATGTGGATTGCCGCTTGGGAACACAGAACTGTTAAAACCTGTGGTGATGGGAAACTTGCTCGGTCAGCATGTGACTCCGCTAATGAACAGCATTTCAGAGCTAGGTGAAGCAAAGCTACATTTATATGGGAAAGACGAAGCAAAGCCTAATCGGAAAATGGGACACATCAACTTTCTTGCCCCTTCAATAGAAGAAGCAATGAAGCAAATGAACTCATGGAAGTTATGGCAGTAA
- a CDS encoding Hsp20/alpha crystallin family protein encodes MGDYWSQMYDWRNKMNKFMGDDFWTDFQDMFASNGPLVNLYEAGNELICTVYLPGIKKIDDVDVYIHYRTLKVKGQTTMNLKGYQNVQEEYKHGPFERIVELPFPVRDKPIDASYKRGILLIHLHRLIESREEKKRLKITDIDES; translated from the coding sequence ATGGGGGACTATTGGAGTCAAATGTATGATTGGCGAAATAAGATGAATAAATTTATGGGGGATGACTTCTGGACAGATTTTCAGGATATGTTCGCTTCAAACGGGCCACTTGTTAATCTTTATGAAGCAGGAAACGAACTTATTTGCACTGTCTACCTTCCGGGAATTAAGAAAATCGATGATGTAGATGTGTACATTCATTACCGGACACTTAAAGTAAAAGGACAGACGACAATGAACCTAAAAGGGTATCAAAACGTTCAGGAAGAGTATAAGCATGGCCCATTTGAGCGCATTGTTGAACTTCCTTTTCCCGTTCGTGATAAACCGATTGATGCAAGTTATAAAAGAGGTATCCTATTAATTCATCTTCATAGACTCATTGAATCAAGAGAAGAGAAAAAACGCCTGAAAATTACAGATATAGACGAATCTTAA
- a CDS encoding urease accessory protein UreD, with translation MTYTGYLELEASERYGKSVLSDAYYNGVFKISRPTYTEEGLPLVQLIHVGGGYVDGDTYFTQINVKKNAKLAVTTQASTKVYKTPNKQVEQKIVYKLDEQSELHIKQDPLIAYRDARFLQETDVYMDKSAVFFLTDIVTPGWSKEGDLFPYTLVSSKVKVYQNHKLTVYDHLRLKPQDDVNKLFYLEGNTHIGSLFFIHPNVTDEWIEELREHLSSFDEVHYGVSLLAVPGCCFRILAKRTALIEKVFGAIEAFMHRTIDHQGAISWRK, from the coding sequence GTGACTTATACAGGTTACCTTGAGCTAGAAGCATCTGAGAGGTACGGCAAATCAGTTCTTTCAGATGCTTACTATAACGGTGTGTTTAAAATCTCACGCCCTACATACACAGAGGAGGGTCTCCCGCTTGTCCAGCTTATCCACGTAGGTGGTGGCTATGTTGATGGCGATACATATTTTACGCAAATTAATGTGAAGAAGAACGCGAAGTTAGCGGTTACGACGCAGGCTTCCACCAAGGTTTATAAAACGCCAAACAAGCAAGTCGAGCAGAAAATCGTCTATAAGTTGGATGAGCAAAGCGAATTACATATCAAGCAAGATCCGCTCATTGCTTATCGGGATGCCCGTTTTTTACAGGAAACAGACGTCTATATGGATAAGAGCGCTGTCTTTTTTTTAACCGATATTGTGACGCCTGGCTGGTCAAAAGAGGGTGACCTATTCCCATACACGCTTGTGTCATCAAAGGTAAAAGTCTATCAAAATCATAAACTGACAGTCTATGATCACTTGCGTTTAAAACCTCAGGATGACGTTAATAAGCTTTTTTATTTAGAGGGGAATACACATATCGGATCGCTGTTTTTTATCCATCCGAATGTGACAGATGAATGGATCGAGGAGTTACGAGAACACCTTTCTTCTTTTGATGAAGTGCATTATGGTGTTTCATTATTAGCGGTTCCTGGGTGCTGTTTCAGAATACTTGCGAAGCGGACAGCTTTGATTGAGAAGGTATTTGGTGCGATTGAAGCGTTCATGCATCGTACGATTGACCACCAAGGTGCGATATCCTGGCGCAAGTAG
- the purE gene encoding 5-(carboxyamino)imidazole ribonucleotide mutase: protein MNAKVGVIMGSTSDWDTMKHACDILEELQVPYEKKVVSAHRTPELMFEYAESARERGLNVIIAGAGGAAHLPGMVAAKTTLPVIGVPVQSRTLNGLDSLLSIVQMPGGVPVATVAIGKAGAKNAGLLAAQILSLADKTIEQKLSDYRNQMKETVLESSDSL from the coding sequence ATGAACGCAAAAGTTGGCGTTATCATGGGAAGCACTTCTGATTGGGATACGATGAAGCATGCCTGTGACATACTAGAAGAACTTCAAGTACCATACGAGAAAAAAGTTGTTTCGGCTCATCGAACTCCGGAATTAATGTTTGAATATGCAGAATCGGCAAGAGAACGTGGCTTGAACGTCATCATTGCTGGTGCTGGTGGTGCTGCACACTTACCAGGGATGGTAGCAGCCAAAACAACCCTCCCAGTCATTGGCGTCCCTGTTCAATCACGCACATTAAACGGTTTAGATTCTCTCCTTTCGATCGTTCAAATGCCAGGCGGCGTACCGGTAGCAACCGTGGCGATTGGAAAAGCGGGAGCGAAAAATGCTGGATTGCTTGCTGCGCAAATACTAAGTTTAGCTGATAAAACGATCGAGCAGAAGCTTAGCGACTATCGAAATCAGATGAAAGAAACCGTACTCGAAAGTAGTGACAGCTTATGA
- a CDS encoding HoxN/HupN/NixA family nickel/cobalt transporter yields MDASLVSILVIGFLLGIKHAIEPDHVIAVSTIASKTRSLWKSSLAGVYWGIGHTTTLFLVGMLVFIFNATITDKWAMSLEMLVGFMLVFLGIRTFLTKAVNKGVKGNRSYIQSGIIGFVHGLAGSAAMVLLTMSTVETLWQGAIYILVFGVGTCVGMLGFTTILGIPFVATRKQVTLNHRLTQLTGVLSIGFGFYYIYRIGVTDGLFSFL; encoded by the coding sequence ATGGACGCTAGTTTAGTATCAATCTTGGTCATTGGTTTTTTACTTGGTATCAAACATGCCATTGAACCGGATCATGTGATTGCTGTATCAACAATTGCAAGCAAAACGCGTAGTTTGTGGAAGTCGTCACTAGCTGGTGTTTATTGGGGAATTGGTCATACAACAACACTCTTTTTAGTAGGTATGCTTGTTTTTATTTTTAACGCAACGATTACAGATAAATGGGCGATGTCGCTTGAGATGCTTGTTGGGTTTATGCTCGTGTTTCTTGGAATTAGAACCTTTCTAACAAAGGCAGTTAATAAAGGTGTGAAAGGTAATCGTAGCTATATCCAATCAGGAATAATCGGATTTGTTCACGGGTTAGCTGGGAGCGCTGCAATGGTTCTATTAACGATGAGTACGGTTGAAACGCTATGGCAGGGGGCTATCTATATTCTTGTTTTTGGTGTCGGGACATGTGTCGGCATGCTAGGGTTCACAACCATTCTTGGCATTCCGTTTGTCGCTACAAGAAAACAGGTAACGTTAAACCACAGATTAACTCAGCTAACAGGAGTTCTCTCAATTGGGTTTGGGTTTTATTATATTTATCGTATTGGTGTAACAGATGGGTTATTTAGCTTTCTTTAG
- a CDS encoding NETI motif-containing protein → MEKKAKKKKFEVHENESLSDCLKRMDDEGYMPVRRREEPVFKESKGSKEPELAGRKIVFDGKLK, encoded by the coding sequence ATGGAAAAGAAAGCAAAGAAAAAGAAGTTCGAGGTTCATGAAAATGAATCACTTTCTGACTGTTTAAAACGAATGGATGACGAAGGATATATGCCTGTGAGACGTAGGGAAGAACCTGTCTTTAAAGAAAGTAAAGGGTCTAAAGAACCTGAGCTAGCCGGTCGGAAAATTGTTTTTGATGGAAAGTTAAAGTAA
- a CDS encoding DUF2179 domain-containing protein, which translates to MLDTGLGMVLTIFVINIFYVSFLTMRTILTLKGQRYLAAVTGTIEIAIYVIGLGLVLDNLGQIQNVIAYALGFGVGIIVGMKIEEYLALGYITVNAITTKLEDDIPNKLRDIGYGVTHYLAHGRQGERLVMQVLTSRKSERKLYKAIEDLDPKAFVISYEPRTFQGGFWVRKIRR; encoded by the coding sequence ATGCTGGATACAGGTCTTGGCATGGTTTTGACTATTTTTGTGATTAATATCTTCTATGTATCGTTTCTTACGATGCGGACGATTCTAACACTTAAAGGTCAGCGATACCTTGCAGCTGTTACAGGAACAATTGAAATTGCCATATATGTTATAGGACTTGGTCTCGTCCTCGATAACCTAGGGCAAATTCAAAACGTAATTGCATACGCCCTTGGTTTTGGTGTAGGAATTATCGTTGGGATGAAGATTGAAGAATACCTTGCGCTTGGTTATATTACAGTGAATGCCATTACAACAAAGCTTGAAGATGATATTCCTAATAAATTAAGAGATATCGGGTATGGTGTTACGCATTACCTTGCACATGGTAGACAGGGAGAACGCTTGGTGATGCAAGTACTAACGTCACGTAAATCGGAAAGAAAGCTCTATAAAGCGATTGAAGATCTTGATCCGAAAGCTTTCGTTATCTCTTATGAACCCCGGACCTTCCAGGGTGGATTCTGGGTTAGAAAAATTCGGAGGTAA
- the ureG gene encoding urease accessory protein UreG, which yields MSEPIRIGIGGPVGAGKTLLVDRLTRAMKNEFSMAVITNDIYTKEDAMFLNKNGILPSDRIIGVETGGCPHTAIREDASMNFAAIDELNERHEDLDLIFVESGGDNLAATFSPELVDFSIYIIDVAQGEKIPRKGGQGMIKSDLFIINKTDLAPYVGANLDVMREDTLKSRGDRPFFFANLKDETGVSDVVKWLKEQAFFVGLEQ from the coding sequence ATGAGTGAGCCAATTCGAATTGGCATCGGAGGCCCAGTTGGTGCAGGTAAAACATTATTAGTGGATCGATTAACACGGGCAATGAAAAATGAATTTAGTATGGCCGTTATCACAAATGATATTTATACAAAAGAAGATGCGATGTTTTTAAACAAAAATGGGATTTTACCTTCAGATCGAATTATTGGAGTAGAAACAGGAGGGTGTCCGCATACTGCGATTCGTGAGGATGCTTCGATGAACTTTGCAGCCATTGATGAACTAAACGAGCGTCATGAAGATCTTGATCTCATCTTTGTAGAAAGCGGTGGGGATAACCTTGCTGCTACGTTTAGTCCAGAGCTTGTCGATTTTTCAATTTACATTATTGATGTTGCGCAAGGGGAGAAAATTCCCCGCAAAGGTGGACAAGGGATGATTAAATCAGATTTGTTTATCATTAATAAGACAGATCTTGCCCCATATGTAGGAGCGAACCTTGATGTGATGCGCGAAGATACGTTGAAGTCTAGAGGAGACAGGCCGTTTTTCTTTGCGAATTTAAAAGACGAGACTGGTGTAAGTGATGTTGTGAAATGGTTAAAAGAACAGGCATTTTTTGTAGGACTTGAGCAGTGA